In the Blautia coccoides genome, TCCTGTTTTTCAAACCACAGGATGTATTCTTTGCTGTAAAGCTCTGTAGTTATGTCAACTTGTTTCACTTGTCCATCTCCCACTGCCATTACTGTGTCTGAAATGCTCTTGATCAGATATTTTTCATGGCAGGACATGAGAAGTGTCACTTTTTCTTTTCTCAGTTCATTCATTTTTTCTATAAAAACCATCTGGGAGTCCATATCCTGTCCAGACAGCGGCTCGTCCAGCAGCAGAACTTGTGGTGTCCTCAGCAGAGCCTGTATTACGCCGATTTTCTGAAGGGTGCCTTTTGACAAATCCTTCATAGGTATATTGACCATGTCTGCAAGGAAAAAATCCGAGAACAGTTTTTCACATCTTTTTGCCAGGATTTTGGGCGGAATCCCATCCATCTGACCCATTCGTTTCAGATACTGCCATGGAGTGAGATTCATTTTCGGAAAACGTTCCGGCACATAATGGAACAGCAGTTTATCTCTGTAAACCACCTTCCCGCTGGAAGGCTTAACCAGCCCGGAGATTATTTTTAGCAGGGTACTCTTACCGCTCCCGTTATGTCCTGTAAACACCATGGACTGCCCTTCATATATAGACAGGCCAACCTGATCCAGTATTAATTTATGATTATACTCCTTTGTAATCTTTTCTAATTTTATGATCTCTTTCATCTGCACCTCTCAATGTGTGACCATGACTTTTCCCTTAATGTCACGTTTCTTTACGATATGCTCTTTGTCATCTGCCGCTTTCAGATTATCCTCCAGTACAAAATATTCATCACTGCCCAGTTCTGTCTGTTCCACAAAAAAGCTCTCCGGGTATGTCCCGCATTCCTCGTATAAACTGCCGTCTATGTACACCTTTCCCCGCTTTACTTCCACACACTCTCCCGGCAGCCCTGCCACTCTGGTGATATAATAAATGCCGTCTCTCTCATATACAAGTATATCTCTGCGGCGGGGAACCTCCGCCTTATATGCCCACTTATTCAGTATGTAGTGCTCCTGATCCCTGATCGTAGGAGCCATACAATCACCTGACACAACAGCTCTCTGGAACATGCTTGAAGCAGTCACAAAAATGAGCACACATAAGAAAATAACAAGACAAACAGCTCCTATGCGCCTGTGATGGATCCGCTTTGCTATTTTCCGGTAACGCACCCTCTCATCTGCCTGCTCCCCGCACTTGGTGTCCTCCGCCTTCATATCCTCATAATATTTCCTGCACTCCGCGCATTCCCTCAAATGCATGGAGATCCATTCCTCTGTTTCCTGACTCAAAGCCCCGTCTTCATAGAGCGGCAGCAGATCCCTCACTGCAGGACAGAAACCTTTCTCACTCATTCTTATATTCCTCCATTCTCCCCCGAATCATGTTTTTCCCACGGTGATAAATCACCTTAGCTGAGTTTTCTTTTATCCCCATTATCTCTGCTATCTCATGAAACGACATATCCAAAAAAAGTCGGTAGATCAGCACATCTCTGTACTTTTCCTTCAATTTCATGATTTCCTGTACAATGCGCAGGAACATGTCCTTCTGTTCCGCTTTCTCCTCCATGGTGATAAATTCCCCATCCCTTAAAAATTCAAATTCTATTTTTTCAAACTCTACTGTGATGGGATTCTTTTTGTAATGCCTGCGGCAGACATTTTTTGCAATGCCACAGATCCACGTGAGTATGCTGGAATCTCCTTTATATTTTGGAAGAGAGAGATAGACTTGAAAAAAAGTCTCCTGGGTCAGCTCATCTGCAAGATCCGGATTGGAATTAGTGAGCTTCAGCATAAAGTGATAGACGTACTGGCTGTATTTTTCATATAGTTCCTGAAATTCCTGCATTTTCTCACTCCCCTCTATAAATTAGTACCTGTACTTATAAAATAGTTACAGACGTTTTCTTTGTTCTTAAAAATCCATATATAAAAAGCAGGTTTTGCCAATTCAGTATGAATCGCAGAACCTGCCTGTTAAAATGGAGCTGTCTGTTACTTATATGCCTCTGAGTCATGCCTGTTTCTATGACGCAGACAAACTATAATGGCGCCGGCTGTGGCTGCTGCCAGTACAATGAACGGCAGCGTAAAGCCCGGAAAGATATTCCACAGAAAGTTATTCTCA is a window encoding:
- the lepB gene encoding signal peptidase I, with translation MSEKGFCPAVRDLLPLYEDGALSQETEEWISMHLRECAECRKYYEDMKAEDTKCGEQADERVRYRKIAKRIHHRRIGAVCLVIFLCVLIFVTASSMFQRAVVSGDCMAPTIRDQEHYILNKWAYKAEVPRRRDILVYERDGIYYITRVAGLPGECVEVKRGKVYIDGSLYEECGTYPESFFVEQTELGSDEYFVLEDNLKAADDKEHIVKKRDIKGKVMVTH
- a CDS encoding ATP-binding cassette domain-containing protein translates to MKEIIKLEKITKEYNHKLILDQVGLSIYEGQSMVFTGHNGSGKSTLLKIISGLVKPSSGKVVYRDKLLFHYVPERFPKMNLTPWQYLKRMGQMDGIPPKILAKRCEKLFSDFFLADMVNIPMKDLSKGTLQKIGVIQALLRTPQVLLLDEPLSGQDMDSQMVFIEKMNELRKEKVTLLMSCHEKYLIKSISDTVMAVGDGQVKQVDITTELYSKEYILWFEKQENASLPEQYRACIQPMGEGCRARIQENESSRMILEMIRHGWKLRGMSDAGV
- a CDS encoding RNA polymerase sigma factor, which encodes MQEFQELYEKYSQYVYHFMLKLTNSNPDLADELTQETFFQVYLSLPKYKGDSSILTWICGIAKNVCRRHYKKNPITVEFEKIEFEFLRDGEFITMEEKAEQKDMFLRIVQEIMKLKEKYRDVLIYRLFLDMSFHEIAEIMGIKENSAKVIYHRGKNMIRGRMEEYKNE